A part of Gramella sp. MAR_2010_147 genomic DNA contains:
- a CDS encoding ABC transporter ATP-binding protein encodes MKNLQHLNKYFNKYKWKLLIGLVITIAARIFAIYYIPLIGKSTVIIEKYISGEITDIAVVKSELAYNIALIVGTTLIAAFFTFLMRQTFIVVSRHMEYDLKNEVFEHYQDLSLNFYKKNRTGDLMNRISEDVSKVRLYLGPAIMYSVTTFTSTVVVLIFMIQAAPELTLYTVIPLPILAFSIYKLSVAIHKRSTVVQQYLSKLNTFTQESFSGIAVIKSYGIEPQTNHNFTQLSNGSRDKNIDLVKVQAFFFPLMILLIGISNIIVIYIGGRQLISGQIANIDVLVEFILYVNMLTWPVASIGWVTSLVQQADASQERINEFLSEKPEITNPKAEPDTIKGDIAFKNVTFTYDDTNITALKNISFDVKKGQTLAIIGKTGSGKSTILELIGRLYDIDQGEILIDGRNNQELNLESLRQSIGYVPQDAFLFSDSIRNNIKFGKTEATEDEIIKAAKNASVHKNIMGFSKGYDTVLGERGITLSGGQKQRVSIARAIIHEPEILLFDDCLSAVDTETEEEILNNLFQISKDKTTIIVSHRISSAKNADKIIILEDGQIVQEGTHEKLMNTDGYYKELYAKQLNEKEM; translated from the coding sequence ATGAAAAACCTTCAGCATCTCAATAAATATTTTAACAAATACAAATGGAAATTACTTATTGGCTTAGTGATTACGATCGCCGCCAGGATTTTCGCCATTTATTACATTCCACTAATTGGTAAAAGTACCGTGATCATTGAAAAATATATCAGTGGTGAGATTACAGATATTGCAGTAGTAAAAAGTGAACTGGCCTATAATATTGCACTTATTGTGGGGACTACCTTAATAGCTGCATTTTTCACTTTTTTGATGCGACAAACTTTTATTGTGGTGTCAAGACATATGGAATACGACCTTAAAAATGAAGTTTTTGAACATTACCAGGATCTTTCTCTCAACTTCTATAAAAAGAACAGGACCGGCGACCTGATGAACAGGATTAGTGAAGATGTTTCTAAAGTACGATTATATCTTGGTCCTGCTATCATGTATAGTGTCACCACCTTTACTTCTACTGTAGTTGTACTTATATTCATGATCCAGGCCGCTCCAGAACTTACCCTGTACACGGTTATTCCTTTACCCATCCTTGCATTTTCAATTTATAAATTAAGTGTAGCCATACATAAGAGAAGTACGGTGGTTCAGCAATATTTATCAAAACTAAATACGTTTACACAGGAGAGTTTCAGTGGAATCGCAGTAATTAAATCCTATGGAATCGAACCTCAAACCAATCATAACTTTACCCAGTTATCCAACGGAAGCCGGGATAAGAATATTGATCTTGTAAAAGTGCAGGCCTTCTTTTTTCCTTTAATGATATTGTTGATAGGGATTAGTAATATTATCGTGATCTATATTGGCGGAAGACAACTTATTTCAGGGCAAATAGCCAATATAGATGTACTGGTGGAATTCATTTTGTACGTAAACATGCTTACATGGCCTGTTGCATCTATAGGCTGGGTGACATCCCTGGTTCAGCAGGCAGATGCTTCCCAGGAGCGTATCAATGAATTCTTAAGTGAAAAACCTGAAATAACCAATCCAAAGGCAGAGCCAGATACAATAAAAGGAGATATTGCTTTCAAAAATGTCACTTTTACCTATGACGACACCAATATTACCGCTTTAAAGAACATTTCTTTTGATGTGAAAAAGGGACAAACCCTGGCGATCATTGGTAAAACTGGTTCTGGAAAATCTACGATCCTTGAACTTATTGGCAGACTTTACGATATAGATCAGGGAGAAATCCTAATTGACGGTCGTAATAACCAGGAACTTAACCTTGAGAGTCTACGACAAAGTATTGGTTATGTTCCGCAAGATGCATTCCTGTTTAGCGATAGTATTCGCAATAATATCAAATTTGGAAAAACAGAGGCTACTGAAGACGAGATCATCAAAGCCGCAAAAAATGCTTCCGTTCATAAAAACATTATGGGATTCAGCAAAGGATATGATACTGTTTTGGGTGAGCGCGGAATCACTCTTTCGGGTGGACAGAAACAGCGTGTTTCCATTGCAAGAGCAATTATACATGAACCTGAAATTTTGCTTTTTGACGACTGTCTTTCCGCAGTAGATACCGAAACCGAAGAGGAAATTCTCAACAACCTCTTTCAAATATCAAAAGATAAAACCACCATTATAGTAAGTCATAGAATCTCTTCAGCTAAAAATGCTGATAAAATCATTATTCTTGAAGATGGGCAAATTGTACAGGAGGGCACTCATGAAAAGTTGATGAATACCGACGGTTATTACAAAGAACTGTATGCAAAACAGCTAAATGAAAAAGAAATGTGA